A section of the Pseudomonas cannabina genome encodes:
- a CDS encoding LPD7 domain-containing protein: MADIEQRARMLFDPLKRPADKALVFKRASIKALTVNRQASTVAAYFTREAQHNQIAPAHRRAIRRIDQQYYALRRAVFSDQRLTRQDKAQLVSVLTFERLKAREQFRNPKPNIEVNLMGSAAIRNLLDDEKEDPGFSISGARGPGPEGVRDRVKRVMDRFAKQVDPAAASQRARDLSAKDLYTRKAKFSQNVHYLDKQTDKTLFVDTGKTISMRRTGITESGVSVALQLARERFGSTLTITGTAEFKKLVIEAVAKNGLDVHFTDKAMNQSLAARRAELDIERGGQSIGPATDLPRHVDDATRDVRDQADRMGVTVSIEALYGEGKTAEQVSQALATQLDTVPEPERVAFVETVAITLGIPERGVPKGDQAFAQWQAQRAQPAADVAATATSEAQANVPTPSDAAPEPVSPTVATSTASASPEAAKPARADDPDLQSPSELVRLEAQWRRDFPMSEADVRASDTVMGLRGEDHAVWIIATNDKTPEAAAMLTAYMENDSYREAFKASIVAAYKQVENSPKLIDDLDHLTAMAAQIVNEVEDRLFPAPQPATGQTAPVRGKVIEGTLIEHGEAPYQHKDDNQMSYFVTLKPEGGRPRTVWGVGLEDAMKDSNLKQGDQVRLQDLGTQPVVVQVIEEDGTVTDKTVNRREWSAQPTAPEREVAETTPKGQAAAAGTPELSSPDEDDGMSVD, from the coding sequence GTGGCTGACATCGAGCAGCGCGCCCGGATGCTGTTCGATCCGCTCAAGCGGCCCGCAGACAAGGCGCTGGTGTTCAAGCGCGCCTCGATCAAGGCCCTGACCGTTAACAGGCAGGCCTCGACGGTGGCCGCGTATTTCACGCGGGAAGCGCAGCACAACCAGATTGCCCCGGCTCATCGCCGGGCCATACGCCGGATCGATCAGCAGTATTACGCGCTCAGGCGCGCCGTGTTCTCCGATCAACGCTTAACCCGCCAGGACAAGGCGCAGCTGGTTTCCGTGCTGACCTTCGAACGGCTCAAAGCACGTGAACAGTTCCGTAACCCGAAACCCAACATCGAGGTAAATCTCATGGGCAGTGCAGCCATACGCAATCTTTTAGACGATGAAAAGGAAGACCCAGGCTTCAGCATCAGCGGTGCAAGAGGGCCTGGCCCAGAAGGCGTGCGTGACCGTGTGAAGCGTGTCATGGATCGCTTTGCCAAACAGGTTGATCCCGCCGCCGCCAGTCAGCGGGCCCGCGACCTCAGCGCCAAGGATCTTTACACACGCAAAGCCAAGTTCAGCCAGAACGTGCATTACCTGGACAAGCAGACCGACAAGACTTTGTTTGTGGACACGGGCAAAACTATCTCCATGCGCCGCACGGGCATTACCGAATCCGGGGTGTCGGTGGCCCTCCAGCTTGCCCGGGAGCGGTTCGGCAGCACACTGACCATCACCGGCACCGCCGAATTCAAAAAGCTGGTGATCGAGGCCGTGGCCAAGAACGGTCTGGACGTTCATTTCACTGACAAGGCCATGAACCAAAGCCTTGCGGCTCGTCGTGCAGAGCTGGACATTGAGCGTGGTGGCCAGAGCATTGGTCCTGCCACCGACTTGCCTCGGCACGTTGATGACGCCACACGGGACGTGCGGGACCAGGCGGATCGGATGGGCGTTACGGTGTCCATCGAAGCACTGTATGGCGAAGGCAAAACGGCTGAGCAGGTTAGCCAGGCGCTGGCCACCCAGCTGGACACCGTGCCGGAACCAGAGCGCGTTGCATTTGTGGAGACGGTGGCGATCACCCTGGGCATTCCAGAACGTGGCGTGCCCAAGGGCGACCAGGCGTTTGCACAGTGGCAGGCGCAGCGTGCGCAACCGGCTGCGGATGTTGCAGCAACGGCAACGTCTGAAGCGCAGGCCAACGTGCCAACGCCTTCAGACGCTGCGCCCGAGCCCGTTAGCCCGACAGTGGCCACCAGCACTGCGTCGGCGAGTCCAGAAGCCGCGAAGCCTGCACGGGCCGACGATCCGGACTTGCAGAGCCCCAGCGAGCTGGTGAGGCTTGAAGCACAATGGCGTCGTGATTTCCCGATGTCCGAAGCGGATGTCAGGGCCTCGGATACGGTCATGGGCTTGCGAGGTGAAGACCATGCCGTCTGGATCATTGCGACAAATGACAAGACCCCTGAAGCCGCTGCCATGCTGACGGCTTACATGGAAAACGACAGCTATCGTGAAGCGTTCAAAGCCAGCATCGTGGCCGCTTACAAGCAAGTCGAAAACTCGCCTAAGTTGATCGATGACCTAGACCACCTCACGGCGATGGCTGCGCAAATAGTCAATGAGGTGGAAGACCGTTTGTTCCCTGCACCTCAACCAGCAACGGGCCAGACAGCCCCGGTCAGGGGCAAAGTCATCGAGGGCACGCTGATCGAGCACGGGGAAGCACCCTATCAGCACAAGGACGACAACCAGATGAGCTACTTCGTGACGCTCAAGCCCGAGGGGGGTAGACCCCGCACGGTGTGGGGCGTAGGGCTGGAAGATGCCATGAAGGATTCGAATCTGAAGCAAGGCGACCAGGTACGGTTGCAAGACCTGGGCACTCAGCCTGTCGTGGTGCAGGTCATCGAAGAGGACGGCACTGTCACGGACAAAACGGTCAACCGCCGCGAATGGTCAGCGCAGCCGACCGCGCCTGAGCGGGAAGTGGCAGAGACCACGCCCAAGGGGCAGGCCGCAGCAGCCGGCACACCGGAGCTGTCATCGCCGGATGAAGATGACGGCATGAGCGTGGACTGA
- a CDS encoding GntR family transcriptional regulator: protein MINHRTQKLHAQQVLEHLAHGLAQPIALPRETIEEALRAAIMDGRLEPGERLTQQAIADAFQVSRMPVREALRSLETQGYIATAYHKGYRVTNGQELPLHGHLPGLLRCVAERHTQLGDLEAKVAFENEILRVLGRLRPTPSGCSSEAL from the coding sequence ATGATTAACCACAGAACGCAAAAACTGCACGCTCAGCAGGTGCTTGAGCACCTGGCCCACGGTCTGGCACAGCCGATAGCGCTGCCCCGCGAGACCATTGAAGAAGCGCTGCGCGCAGCCATCATGGACGGACGACTTGAACCGGGTGAACGGCTTACGCAGCAAGCCATTGCCGATGCCTTCCAGGTCAGCCGGATGCCGGTGCGTGAAGCCCTGCGTTCGCTGGAGACGCAGGGCTACATCGCGACGGCGTATCACAAAGGCTATCGGGTCACGAACGGCCAGGAGTTGCCCCTGCACGGTCACCTGCCTGGCTTGCTGAGGTGCGTGGCAGAACGGCATACGCAGCTGGGCGACCTCGAAGCAAAAGTCGCCTTTGAAAACGAAATCCTGCGCGTCCTGGGCCGACTGCGTCCAACCCCGAGCGGATGCTCCAGTGAGGCGCTGTAG
- a CDS encoding IS91 family transposase, with translation MRSRPADVASAPPAYKPRPLKNLFTANQCWAHLLEEGGLRDIEVESVTKMLACGTSILGVKHYTCGNDSCPHAKYLCNTCSCRACPSCGKKATDQWIANQQHRLPECTWQHLVFTLPDTLWPLFFHNRHWLDALCRLAVDNLLYAGRRRGVEVGVFCAIHTYGRRLNWHPHIHVSVTLGGIDDAGVWKDLSFHPSALRRRWMWNVRQYLLSQWEHTTVPPENAHLQSENDWRHLVLNAGGQHWHIHLSKKTKNGKKTVNYLGRYLKKPPISGSRLAHYTCGATLSFTYLDHRTKTYQQETLSQTDMLRRVVQHIPEKHFRMIRYFGFLANRVCGRQLPRVYEALRMERRGKAPKLYFAQMSKAFLQRDPFSCVLCGARMVYTAAIAGLTVQGLINNAQSIAQLRYVPA, from the coding sequence ATGAGGAGCCGCCCTGCTGACGTGGCCTCTGCACCGCCTGCTTACAAACCTCGACCGCTCAAAAACCTCTTCACCGCCAATCAATGCTGGGCACACCTCCTCGAGGAGGGCGGCTTGCGCGACATCGAAGTCGAGTCCGTCACCAAAATGCTGGCCTGCGGCACCTCGATCCTGGGCGTCAAACACTACACCTGCGGCAACGACAGCTGCCCGCACGCCAAATACCTGTGCAACACCTGCAGCTGCCGCGCCTGTCCATCCTGCGGCAAAAAAGCTACCGATCAGTGGATCGCCAATCAACAGCACCGCTTACCCGAGTGTACCTGGCAACACCTGGTGTTCACATTGCCTGACACCCTGTGGCCGCTGTTCTTTCATAACCGTCACTGGCTCGATGCCTTGTGTCGCCTGGCCGTCGACAACCTGCTCTATGCGGGCCGACGCCGGGGCGTGGAAGTGGGTGTTTTCTGCGCCATCCACACCTACGGCCGGCGACTTAACTGGCACCCACACATCCATGTCTCGGTCACCTTGGGTGGGATCGATGACGCAGGTGTCTGGAAAGATCTGTCGTTTCATCCATCAGCCTTGCGTCGGCGCTGGATGTGGAATGTACGCCAGTACCTGCTCAGTCAGTGGGAGCACACCACCGTCCCACCTGAAAACGCTCATCTGCAGAGCGAAAATGACTGGCGTCACCTTGTGCTCAACGCCGGTGGTCAGCACTGGCACATCCACTTGTCGAAGAAGACGAAAAACGGCAAAAAGACCGTCAATTACCTGGGCCGCTACCTGAAAAAACCGCCCATCTCGGGCAGCCGATTGGCGCACTACACCTGCGGGGCCACGTTGAGCTTCACCTACCTGGATCACCGCACCAAGACCTATCAGCAGGAAACGCTGAGCCAGACCGACATGCTGCGCCGGGTGGTGCAGCACATCCCGGAGAAGCACTTTCGGATGATCCGGTATTTTGGATTTCTGGCCAACCGCGTCTGTGGCCGACAGCTACCCCGGGTGTATGAGGCGCTACGCATGGAAAGGCGTGGCAAAGCGCCAAAACTGTATTTTGCGCAGATGAGCAAAGCGTTCTTGCAGCGGGATCCGTTCAGCTGCGTGCTGTGCGGAGCACGGATGGTTTATACCGCAGCCATCGCCGGCCTGACCGTGCAGGGCTTGATCAACAACGCTCAAAGCATCGCGCAATTGAGGTACGTGCCGGCCTGA
- a CDS encoding LexA family protein yields the protein MNVKILGRLCESGKVIPFYTFKIPAGFPNPAADHIEQDFSFDRLMDLRAPHIYVAKIDGDSMEGAKIFHDSLVVVDRSRKPSSGSIVIAAVNNEPLCKILILQGDHVVLKSANPAYPPRHILEGEELSIWGVVRHGVTSFE from the coding sequence ATGAACGTCAAAATACTCGGCCGGTTGTGCGAATCCGGAAAGGTCATACCCTTCTACACTTTCAAAATCCCTGCCGGTTTTCCTAATCCGGCTGCGGACCACATCGAGCAGGACTTCTCATTCGACCGGCTGATGGACTTGCGCGCCCCTCACATTTACGTGGCCAAGATCGATGGCGACAGCATGGAGGGTGCCAAGATTTTTCATGACAGCCTGGTTGTCGTGGATCGCTCCAGAAAACCGTCCAGCGGGAGCATTGTCATTGCTGCCGTGAACAACGAGCCGCTGTGCAAAATTCTCATCCTGCAGGGTGACCATGTGGTGCTGAAGTCAGCCAACCCTGCCTATCCGCCTCGGCATATCCTGGAAGGTGAAGAGCTGTCGATATGGGGCGTTGTGCGACATGGCGTCACAAGCTTTGAGTAA
- a CDS encoding tyrosine-type recombinase/integrase, whose protein sequence is MASTASYEHVLHRYPSVQEWLTLLDNLGRAPATLDAYGRGLAHYLLHCEASGLEAESITFEQVTLYIRRLLPGQENAVASSTLHQRLTAIRLWYDHLVFQGRCARNPVPRGQHGRLCQVPGHSGFVRGLVPRLIKLPDIPTDEQWRYFLSIAARSSIRDRLMLSLAYCGALRRAELVALRIEDLDLAHRLISVRAETTKGRRSRVVCYSPDIAPILGTHLHALRLAGWSKGALFRSESDRNRGSALTRWTWSKTVERWAADSNLSCLSTHTFRHLRLTHLARAGWKLHELTAYAGHRDPKTTLIYVHLSGADLTAKMAHSVGSLDARLFAELFKSE, encoded by the coding sequence ATGGCCTCTACTGCCTCTTATGAGCACGTGCTTCACCGCTACCCCAGCGTTCAGGAATGGCTGACACTGCTCGATAACCTGGGAAGAGCGCCGGCTACTTTGGATGCGTACGGCAGGGGATTGGCGCATTACTTGCTCCACTGCGAAGCCTCCGGTCTGGAGGCTGAATCCATCACATTTGAGCAAGTCACGCTCTACATCCGTCGGCTACTGCCCGGGCAAGAAAACGCGGTGGCGAGTTCGACCTTGCACCAGCGCCTCACCGCGATCCGCCTGTGGTACGACCACCTGGTTTTTCAGGGGCGTTGCGCACGGAATCCGGTACCTCGCGGCCAGCACGGCCGCTTGTGTCAGGTCCCTGGACATTCAGGCTTTGTGAGAGGGCTGGTACCTCGCTTGATAAAGCTGCCCGACATCCCCACGGATGAGCAGTGGCGTTACTTTCTCAGCATCGCGGCCAGGTCGTCTATTCGTGATCGGCTTATGCTCTCGTTGGCGTACTGCGGTGCGCTCCGTCGTGCCGAACTGGTGGCCCTTAGAATCGAAGACCTGGATCTCGCCCATCGACTCATTTCAGTGCGCGCAGAAACGACCAAAGGCCGACGCAGCCGTGTCGTGTGCTACAGCCCTGACATTGCGCCGATACTTGGAACGCATCTTCATGCCCTTCGTCTGGCCGGTTGGTCGAAAGGAGCCCTGTTTCGATCCGAGTCTGATCGCAATCGAGGTTCGGCACTCACGCGGTGGACGTGGAGTAAAACGGTAGAAAGATGGGCCGCAGACTCAAATCTGTCATGCCTGAGCACACACACTTTTCGTCATCTGCGACTCACGCATTTGGCTCGTGCGGGGTGGAAACTGCATGAGTTGACGGCCTATGCAGGTCACCGGGATCCGAAGACCACCTTGATTTATGTGCACCTGTCGGGCGCGGACCTGACTGCAAAAATGGCGCATTCGGTGGGTAGTCTGGACGCCCGACTGTTCGCTGAACTCTTCAAGTCGGAGTAA
- a CDS encoding IS91 family transposase, with protein sequence MRSRPADVASAPPAYKPRPLKNLFTANGCWADLLEAGGLRQIEVESISKMLACGTSILGVKHYTCGNDSCPHVKYLCNTCHCRACPSCGKKATDQWIAVQNNRLPDCPWQHLVFTLPDTLWSLFFYNRWLLDALFRLAADNLIYTAKRRGLRVGIFGALHTYGRRLNWHPHVHLSVTAGGLDEQGVWKNLSFHKEALRRRWMWLVRDYLLGQPLSQLTMPPPLAHIHCESDWHRLILTAGGQHWHIHLSKKTENGRKTVNYLGRYLKKPPISGSRLAHYTNGATLSFTYLDHRTQTYQQETLSQADMLRRVVQHIPEKHFRMIRYFGFLANRVCGKYLPKVYEALKMATPGPTPKLYFVQMAKAFLNVDPFRCVLCGARMVYTAAISGLTVQGLVLNAQAIAQMRYVKP encoded by the coding sequence ATGAGGAGCCGCCCTGCTGACGTGGCCTCTGCACCGCCTGCTTACAAACCTCGACCGCTCAAAAACCTCTTCACGGCCAACGGCTGCTGGGCAGATTTGCTGGAGGCCGGCGGTCTGCGCCAAATCGAAGTGGAGTCGATCAGCAAAATGCTCGCCTGCGGCACCTCGATACTGGGCGTCAAACACTACACCTGCGGCAACGACAGCTGCCCGCACGTCAAATACCTGTGCAACACCTGCCATTGCCGGGCCTGTCCTTCCTGCGGCAAAAAGGCCACCGACCAGTGGATCGCCGTGCAAAACAACCGTCTGCCCGACTGCCCCTGGCAGCATCTGGTGTTCACGCTGCCCGACACGCTGTGGTCCCTGTTCTTCTACAACCGCTGGCTGCTTGATGCGCTGTTTCGTCTGGCGGCCGATAACCTGATCTACACCGCCAAGCGGCGCGGTTTGCGCGTCGGGATTTTCGGGGCGCTGCACACCTATGGACGGCGGCTCAACTGGCATCCCCACGTCCACCTGTCGGTGACCGCGGGCGGCCTGGATGAGCAGGGCGTCTGGAAAAATCTGTCGTTCCACAAAGAGGCCCTGCGGCGGCGCTGGATGTGGCTGGTGCGCGATTACCTGCTGGGACAGCCGCTTTCGCAACTGACGATGCCGCCGCCGCTGGCCCACATCCACTGTGAAAGCGACTGGCACCGTCTGATACTGACCGCTGGCGGCCAGCACTGGCACATCCACTTGTCGAAGAAGACGGAAAACGGCCGAAAGACCGTCAATTACCTGGGCCGCTACCTGAAAAAACCGCCGATCTCGGGCAGTCGTCTGGCGCATTACACCAACGGGGCCACGTTGAGCTTCACCTACCTGGATCACCGCACACAGACCTATCAGCAGGAAACGCTGAGCCAGGCCGACATGCTGCGCCGGGTGGTGCAGCACATCCCGGAAAAGCATTTCCGGATGATCCGGTATTTTGGTTTTCTGGCCAATCGGGTGTGTGGGAAATACCTGCCGAAGGTGTATGAAGCATTGAAGATGGCGACGCCAGGACCGACACCGAAGCTGTATTTTGTGCAGATGGCCAAAGCCTTTCTAAACGTCGATCCGTTCCGTTGCGTGCTGTGTGGCGCGCGGATGGTATACACGGCGGCAATCAGCGGGCTGACGGTACAGGGACTGGTCCTCAACGCTCAGGCGATCGCGCAGATGAGGTACGTGAAGCCCTGA
- a CDS encoding M91 family zinc metallopeptidase — MITPSRYPGIYIAPLSSEPTAAHTFKEQAEEALDHISAGPSGDKLLRKISTLASQKDRKITLKEIEINKQCYTEAVLSRRQLEKYELGSLRLQIVGF, encoded by the coding sequence ATGATCACTCCGTCTCGATACCCAGGCATCTATATCGCCCCCCTCAGTAGCGAACCGACAGCAGCTCACACATTCAAAGAACAGGCAGAGGAAGCACTTGACCATATCAGCGCCGGCCCATCTGGCGATAAGCTATTGCGAAAAATATCTACTCTTGCCAGTCAAAAAGATAGAAAAATCACTCTAAAAGAGATTGAAATAAATAAACAGTGTTATACCGAAGCTGTTCTGAGCAGGAGGCAGCTGGAAAAGTACGAACTGGGCAGCCTGCGGCTGCAAATTGTGGGATTTTGA
- a CDS encoding recombinase family protein, with product MEQEVRIGAVGLAHDVPEFCGRSPPIFAAWRFWLPPGSFMIGSNCPRTIHGSAQAESALAPYSYLSSPHGRMLAKFLYGIAEFERDLISERVKSGLAAARARGRKLGRQVGVRPKSEKLYPKVMEAIEAGRSYRWIARDLGISKNTVTEIVRRHRETA from the coding sequence ATGGAACAAGAAGTGCGCATAGGTGCCGTAGGCTTAGCGCACGATGTTCCCGAATTCTGTGGGCGCTCCCCTCCTATCTTTGCTGCCTGGAGGTTCTGGCTGCCGCCAGGCAGCTTCATGATCGGCAGCAATTGCCCGCGCACCATCCACGGATCAGCACAAGCAGAATCAGCCCTTGCGCCGTATTCTTACCTCTCGTCCCCGCATGGTCGGATGCTGGCGAAGTTTCTCTACGGCATTGCGGAGTTCGAACGTGATCTGATCAGCGAGCGAGTCAAATCAGGTCTCGCGGCTGCTCGTGCTCGAGGACGTAAGCTAGGGCGCCAAGTGGGAGTACGTCCAAAATCCGAAAAGCTTTACCCAAAAGTCATGGAAGCAATTGAAGCAGGCCGCAGCTACAGGTGGATCGCCCGAGATCTTGGTATCAGCAAAAACACCGTCACTGAAATTGTGCGTAGGCATCGCGAAACGGCTTAG
- a CDS encoding M91 family zinc metallopeptidase codes for MPRINPTSFTGIYIETTGNPNRSDYYKETTSALDELNRGHAGRTVIRNIEAACEMDPQKRVVISKTDQGSEANMPGHWTGCARPTRDPFVPFVAGRGESVAVRYNSRFGIRFDDQSVNGQPDPSLAYVFLGHELIHASRTLQGTQYRVSRGRPDVDEDSGAAEEEIRTVGIGQYEDEYPSENAIRREHGLAPRTSYSGNTGTNLREPPERNSQYTEARLRSLNARRWSDM; via the coding sequence ATGCCTCGCATTAACCCAACTAGCTTTACTGGAATCTATATTGAAACGACAGGCAATCCGAATCGAAGTGACTACTATAAGGAGACCACATCTGCGCTGGATGAGCTGAATAGAGGACACGCCGGTCGGACGGTAATTCGCAATATTGAGGCCGCCTGTGAAATGGATCCGCAGAAGCGGGTGGTCATCTCCAAGACAGATCAGGGCTCGGAAGCCAACATGCCAGGGCACTGGACTGGCTGCGCGCGGCCGACTCGCGACCCTTTTGTACCCTTTGTAGCCGGGAGAGGCGAGTCTGTCGCGGTACGATATAACTCTAGGTTTGGTATACGGTTCGATGATCAGTCTGTCAATGGGCAACCTGACCCAAGCCTTGCTTACGTCTTTCTCGGTCATGAACTTATTCATGCATCCAGAACGTTACAAGGTACTCAATACCGAGTGAGTCGAGGCCGACCGGATGTCGACGAAGATAGCGGAGCGGCGGAGGAAGAAATCCGAACGGTTGGCATCGGGCAGTACGAAGACGAATATCCGTCAGAAAACGCAATACGTCGCGAGCATGGATTGGCGCCTCGCACAAGTTATTCGGGGAATACAGGAACAAATCTTCGTGAGCCGCCTGAACGGAACTCGCAATATACGGAGGCACGGCTCAGATCGCTCAACGCCAGACGCTGGTCAGATATGTAA
- a CDS encoding NYN domain-containing protein gives MRTACFVDGYNLFYGLLAGTPYKWLDIPSLLAHIIRVERPDSTLQAVSFFTTGVMPTLATRGILSKEAQDTYLRALKARGVEVFYGRHQLEPRYAPRFVDKNTPASRADQIGIWKLEEKETDVHIAISMYRLAARQMVLPPEERIQQIVLVSADTDMTPAMRAIREDFPDVRLGVILPHREGAKRTVPGSLKLYSDWMRRVVTNNELAEHQFPPRIPTRKKPADKPKYW, from the coding sequence TTGCGCACAGCCTGTTTCGTAGACGGCTACAACCTGTTTTACGGCCTGCTGGCAGGCACACCGTACAAGTGGCTCGATATTCCTTCTCTTCTGGCTCACATCATTCGAGTAGAACGCCCGGACAGTACGCTCCAGGCCGTTAGTTTTTTCACTACCGGCGTAATGCCGACACTGGCCACTCGTGGCATCCTTTCAAAAGAGGCGCAGGACACATACCTGCGCGCATTGAAAGCGCGTGGAGTTGAGGTGTTTTATGGTCGTCACCAGCTCGAACCCAGGTACGCACCACGCTTTGTAGACAAAAACACGCCAGCATCAAGAGCTGATCAAATTGGCATCTGGAAGCTAGAGGAAAAGGAAACGGATGTTCATATCGCGATCAGTATGTATCGCCTCGCCGCTCGCCAAATGGTGCTGCCGCCTGAAGAACGTATACAGCAGATAGTCCTAGTATCGGCAGATACCGACATGACACCAGCGATGAGAGCAATCAGGGAAGATTTTCCTGACGTTCGCCTTGGTGTGATCTTACCCCATCGAGAGGGAGCAAAACGCACCGTTCCCGGCTCTCTAAAGCTCTATTCGGATTGGATGCGCCGTGTCGTAACGAACAACGAACTGGCCGAACATCAATTTCCGCCTCGCATACCAACTCGCAAAAAACCTGCCGATAAACCAAAATACTGGTGA
- a CDS encoding IS91 family transposase, whose product MRSRPADVASAPPAYKPRPLKNLFTANGCWADLLEAGGLRQIEVESISKMLACGTSILGVKHYTCGNDSCPHVKYLCNTCHCRACPSCGKKATDQWIAVQNNRLPDCPWQHLVFTLPDTLWSLFFYNRWLLDALFRLAADNLIYTAKRRGLRVGIFGALHTYGRRLNWHPHVHLSVTAGGLDEQGVWKNLSFHKEALRRRWMWLVRDYLLGQPLSQLTMPPPLAHIHCESDWHRLILTAGGQHWHIHLSKKTENGRKTVNYLGRYLKKPPISGSRLAHYTNGATLSFTYLDHRTQTYQQETLSQADMLRRVVQHIPEKHFRMIRYFGFLANRVCRQYLPKVYEALKMATPGPTPKLYFVQMAKAFLNVDPFRCVLCGARMVYTAAISGLTVQGLVLNAQAIAQMRYVKP is encoded by the coding sequence ATGAGGAGCCGCCCTGCTGACGTGGCCTCTGCACCGCCTGCTTACAAACCTCGACCGCTCAAAAACCTCTTCACGGCCAACGGCTGCTGGGCAGATTTGCTGGAGGCCGGCGGTCTGCGCCAAATCGAAGTGGAGTCGATCAGCAAAATGCTCGCCTGCGGCACCTCGATACTGGGCGTCAAACACTACACCTGCGGCAACGACAGCTGCCCGCACGTCAAATACCTGTGCAACACCTGCCATTGCCGGGCCTGTCCTTCCTGCGGCAAAAAGGCCACCGACCAGTGGATCGCCGTGCAAAACAACCGTCTGCCCGACTGCCCCTGGCAGCATCTGGTGTTCACGCTGCCCGACACGCTGTGGTCCCTGTTCTTCTACAACCGCTGGCTGCTTGATGCGCTGTTTCGTCTGGCGGCCGATAACCTGATCTACACCGCCAAGCGGCGCGGTTTGCGCGTCGGGATTTTCGGGGCGCTGCACACCTATGGACGGCGGCTCAACTGGCATCCCCACGTCCACCTGTCGGTGACCGCGGGCGGCCTGGATGAGCAGGGCGTCTGGAAAAATCTGTCGTTCCACAAAGAGGCCCTGCGGCGGCGCTGGATGTGGCTGGTGCGCGATTACCTGCTGGGACAGCCGCTTTCGCAACTGACGATGCCGCCGCCGCTGGCCCACATCCACTGTGAAAGCGACTGGCACCGTCTGATACTGACCGCTGGCGGCCAGCACTGGCACATCCACTTGTCGAAGAAGACGGAAAACGGCCGAAAGACCGTCAATTACCTGGGCCGCTACCTGAAAAAACCGCCGATCTCGGGCAGTCGTCTGGCGCATTACACCAACGGGGCCACGTTGAGCTTCACCTACCTGGATCACCGCACACAGACCTATCAGCAGGAAACGCTGAGCCAGGCCGACATGCTGCGCCGGGTGGTGCAGCACATCCCGGAAAAGCATTTCCGGATGATCCGGTATTTTGGTTTTCTGGCCAATCGGGTCTGCAGGCAGTACCTGCCAAAGGTCTATGAAGCACTGAAGATGGCGACGCCAGGACCGACACCGAAGCTGTATTTTGTGCAGATGGCCAAAGCCTTTCTAAACGTCGATCCGTTCCGTTGCGTGCTGTGTGGCGCGCGGATGGTATACACGGCGGCAATCAGCGGGCTGACGGTACAGGGACTGGTCCTCAACGCTCAGGCGATCGCGCAGATGAGGTACGTGAAGCCCTGA